The following are from one region of the Salicibibacter kimchii genome:
- a CDS encoding SLC13 family permease: protein MFARIWQEAWNSHQRVKDMCSFMMGSPGGNATDKRGRMEKVSGKMTGGQPPKRGGEISKKRAIGLILGPVLFFIILFLFQTEGLSPEARGVLAGTVWIATWWITEALPIPVTALLPIILFPMVTSLEVGEVTPNYGDDIVFLFLGGFVIALALERWNLHKRIALTIISLIGTSTNRIVLGFMIATGFLSMWISNTATAMMMVPIGTAIIFQVGRSLHEENIENAEVQENQFAKGLMIAIAMSASIGGLGTIIGTPPNTILAGSLNEIFDIDLSFAGWMTFGVPLAVILLSFAWIYLVKIAFPMKMKHIPGGKELIHEQRTGLGKMSPEEKMVLTIFTLTALAWITRSFLLEDIIPGIDDTMIAIIAAVVLFVLPSKTYKGDKLMTWHAAKDVPWGILILFGGGLAIAGAFQDSGLDVWIGEQLTILQGIEFVFILLGVTLLVVFLTEITSNTASATMLMPIMASLAVAMDVHPFALMVPAAVAASCAFMLPVATPPNAVVFGSGYLRMGDMVKAGLWMNLIAIIVTVVLVMFLLPAVWDIDLTVFPNG, encoded by the coding sequence TTGTTTGCCCGTATTTGGCAAGAAGCGTGGAATAGTCATCAACGTGTAAAAGATATGTGTTCGTTCATGATGGGGAGCCCCGGGGGCAACGCCACGGACAAACGGGGACGTATGGAGAAGGTTTCAGGAAAAATGACCGGAGGGCAGCCGCCGAAGCGTGGTGGTGAGATTTCTAAAAAGAGAGCTATAGGACTTATACTAGGACCCGTATTGTTTTTTATTATTTTATTCTTATTTCAAACGGAAGGCTTATCCCCGGAGGCACGTGGGGTGCTTGCCGGAACGGTGTGGATCGCGACATGGTGGATTACCGAGGCGCTTCCGATCCCCGTCACGGCCTTATTACCGATTATCCTTTTTCCAATGGTAACAAGCTTAGAAGTCGGGGAAGTAACACCGAACTACGGGGACGATATCGTCTTTCTATTTTTAGGCGGCTTTGTGATAGCGTTAGCATTAGAACGCTGGAATTTGCATAAACGAATCGCGTTAACGATTATTTCATTGATTGGGACAAGCACGAATCGCATTGTTCTGGGATTTATGATTGCTACCGGTTTCCTTTCCATGTGGATTTCAAACACCGCAACCGCGATGATGATGGTCCCAATTGGAACAGCGATTATTTTTCAAGTCGGTCGATCATTACACGAAGAAAATATCGAAAACGCAGAAGTACAGGAAAATCAATTTGCAAAAGGTTTAATGATTGCCATTGCCATGTCTGCTTCCATCGGGGGCTTGGGAACAATCATCGGGACCCCGCCGAATACAATTTTAGCCGGTTCGCTAAATGAAATATTTGATATTGATTTATCGTTTGCAGGTTGGATGACGTTCGGCGTCCCGCTGGCTGTGATCCTACTTTCTTTCGCTTGGATCTATTTGGTCAAGATCGCGTTTCCGATGAAAATGAAACACATTCCTGGCGGAAAAGAGCTTATCCATGAGCAACGAACAGGTTTAGGAAAAATGAGCCCGGAAGAGAAGATGGTGCTCACTATATTTACCTTAACCGCCTTGGCATGGATTACCCGCTCCTTTTTGTTGGAAGATATTATTCCGGGAATCGACGATACGATGATCGCGATCATTGCTGCTGTGGTACTCTTCGTATTGCCGTCGAAGACATACAAAGGTGATAAACTGATGACATGGCACGCAGCCAAAGATGTCCCTTGGGGAATTTTGATTCTTTTTGGTGGCGGTCTCGCGATCGCGGGTGCATTTCAGGATAGTGGCTTGGATGTTTGGATTGGCGAGCAACTGACCATATTGCAAGGGATCGAGTTTGTCTTTATTTTGTTAGGTGTCACTTTGCTTGTCGTGTTTTTAACAGAAATTACTTCCAACACGGCTTCTGCGACGATGCTTATGCCGATTATGGCCTCTCTCGCTGTAGCCATGGACGTGCATCCTTTTGCCTTGATGGTCCCTGCAGCTGTCGCCGCGTCTTGTGCGTTCATGTTACCCGTGGCTACCCCACCGAATGCGGTTGTATTTGGTTCCGGTTACTTGAGAATGGGTGACATGGTCAAAGCCGGGCTTTGGATGAATCTCATTGCTATTATTGTTACAGTGGTATTGGTTATGTTCTTGCTCCCCGCTGTTTGGGACATTGATTTGACCGTTTTTCCTAACGGATGA
- a CDS encoding adenine deaminase C-terminal domain-containing protein, whose protein sequence is MSVVRGEKPPTQVITNATYLNSGRKQWTKANIWIYHDRIVYVGDALPAKSPKINWYDARGQFIVPGYMEHHAHPFMLYHPRAFADYALKRGTSTIFNDNLILLMHLEKKKALSFISEMGEGPSSLYWASRVDAQTETNDENRLFTPQNIDDWVNHPLVVQGGEFSGWPRVIAGDDSILHWVEQLKKGNKPMEGHLPGASEKTLAQLALLGVMSDHEAITGEEVLRRLDAGYTTTLRHSSLRPDLPHLINELKEAGITDYSRFLLTTDGGSPTFYEPGVMDSLLKIVLEAGIDPLAAYEMVSYNVARHYGIEDMHGMIAPGRVAHLNFLMDVQDPTPISVMAKGEWIVQEGRVVNEPKPFDWGPYISEQQGISWDLVEEDMHFSMPMGIHLVNNVLLKPYHIDIEATKESLGEEHDQCFFAMVDKEGKWRMNTILKGFATELDGLATTFSISGDVIMIGKKKSAMKKAFEQLRAAGGGLFIENDREDRRFHLPLPYFGMMADLSMEEVMERHASFVEVMKASGYPYDDPLYSIFFFSSTHLPYVRTTAKGIYDVHKKSVLFPTIMR, encoded by the coding sequence ATCAGTGTCGTTCGCGGTGAGAAACCGCCGACGCAAGTAATTACGAACGCTACGTATCTAAACAGCGGTCGCAAACAATGGACGAAAGCGAACATATGGATTTACCATGACCGCATCGTCTACGTCGGAGATGCGTTACCGGCGAAATCACCAAAAATAAATTGGTATGATGCTCGCGGGCAATTTATCGTTCCCGGATATATGGAACATCACGCGCACCCATTCATGTTATACCATCCCCGTGCTTTTGCGGATTACGCACTGAAACGCGGAACGAGCACCATCTTCAATGACAATCTAATCTTATTAATGCACTTGGAAAAAAAGAAAGCGCTTTCTTTCATCAGTGAAATGGGGGAGGGACCTTCCTCCCTATACTGGGCGAGTCGCGTGGATGCACAAACGGAAACAAATGATGAAAACCGTTTGTTCACTCCGCAAAACATTGATGATTGGGTCAATCATCCCCTCGTTGTCCAGGGAGGAGAATTCAGCGGATGGCCACGAGTCATCGCCGGTGATGATTCCATCCTACATTGGGTGGAACAATTGAAAAAGGGAAATAAACCAATGGAAGGCCACTTGCCGGGGGCCTCGGAAAAAACATTGGCACAGCTCGCATTGCTCGGTGTGATGAGTGACCATGAGGCAATCACTGGGGAAGAAGTGTTACGCAGACTTGATGCCGGTTATACGACCACCTTGCGACATTCTTCGCTACGCCCTGATTTGCCCCATTTGATCAATGAGTTAAAAGAAGCGGGGATTACCGATTACAGTCGTTTCCTCCTTACAACGGACGGGGGAAGCCCAACGTTTTATGAGCCTGGGGTTATGGATTCGCTGTTAAAAATTGTTCTTGAAGCAGGGATCGATCCATTGGCAGCATATGAGATGGTTTCGTATAATGTTGCTCGTCATTACGGGATTGAAGACATGCATGGCATGATCGCCCCCGGTCGGGTGGCGCATCTCAATTTTCTCATGGACGTACAAGATCCCACCCCGATTTCGGTAATGGCAAAAGGCGAATGGATTGTTCAAGAGGGACGTGTCGTGAACGAGCCGAAACCCTTCGACTGGGGGCCGTATATCTCGGAACAACAGGGGATCTCTTGGGATTTGGTAGAAGAAGACATGCATTTTTCCATGCCGATGGGCATTCATCTTGTCAATAATGTTTTATTAAAGCCTTACCACATTGATATCGAGGCCACAAAAGAAAGCCTCGGAGAGGAACATGATCAATGTTTCTTCGCCATGGTGGATAAAGAAGGAAAATGGCGGATGAACACGATTTTGAAAGGGTTTGCTACCGAATTGGACGGATTGGCGACTACATTTTCGATCAGCGGTGATGTCATCATGATCGGAAAAAAGAAATCAGCCATGAAAAAAGCGTTTGAACAATTGCGGGCTGCCGGCGGAGGGCTATTTATTGAAAATGACCGGGAAGACCGTCGTTTTCACCTCCCGCTCCCTTACTTCGGCATGATGGCTGACTTGTCCATGGAGGAGGTCATGGAGAGGCATGCGTCTTTTGTTGAAGTTATGAAAGCAAGTGGCTATCCGTATGACGATCCTTTGTATAGCATCTTTTTCTTTTCATCCACCCATTTGCCTTATGTACGCACGACGGCAAAAGGGATTTATGATGTTCACAAAAAAAGCGTTCTCTTTCCTACGATAATGCGTTAA
- a CDS encoding YerC/YecD family TrpR-related protein: protein MQIDKLRGKEMDQLFHAILSLKDIEECYQFFDDLCTINEVQSLAQRLEVARMLQEGKTYHKIEVETGASTATISRVKRCLNYGNDSYQLALSRVHGE, encoded by the coding sequence ATGCAAATCGATAAATTGCGCGGCAAAGAAATGGATCAACTATTTCACGCGATTTTGTCCTTAAAAGATATCGAGGAATGTTATCAATTTTTTGATGATCTTTGCACCATTAACGAAGTACAATCACTTGCCCAGCGGTTGGAAGTGGCTCGTATGCTGCAGGAAGGGAAGACCTACCATAAAATTGAAGTGGAAACGGGAGCAAGTACAGCCACCATCAGCCGAGTAAAGCGTTGTCTCAATTACGGAAACGATAGTTATCAACTGGCGCTCAGCCGTGTGCACGGCGAATAA
- a CDS encoding CotD family spore coat protein, with translation MAGRRPKPPTPRYSPCPLSSSVPQNWVPYVQTYIVPEVQTVQTHYVKHHVYQHVHHYPHAHSFENRNTPAHVHERWMPAYAKAYRPGAEHPYR, from the coding sequence ATGGCCGGAAGGCGACCGAAGCCACCCACGCCCCGTTATTCTCCATGCCCCCTTAGCAGTTCTGTTCCCCAAAATTGGGTGCCATACGTGCAAACGTATATCGTCCCGGAGGTGCAAACGGTCCAAACCCACTATGTCAAGCATCATGTCTATCAACATGTCCATCACTATCCGCACGCGCATTCATTTGAAAACAGAAACACGCCGGCACATGTGCACGAAAGATGGATGCCAGCGTATGCAAAGGCCTATCGTCCAGGGGCGGAACATCCATACAGGTAG
- a CDS encoding YitT family protein, whose protein sequence is MKNLMFLTFGTFLFALSITQFAMPNNLAEGGVAGLSLLLFYAFEFSPAIVTFLFNAVLLAIGFRVLPTHMIYKSLLNVPLFSLFVYLMEDWGQPMADPLLAAIFTGVFTGAGFGFIFQAGSTTGGTSTVARMLNHKFGWELTGANFVLDAIIVGIGFFIIGPLYSMYTIVALYVGKKITDYVLEGFQSRKALNVISTKGNDVADAVIRLMNSSATIYEAYGSFSQKKHQMVYIVIEKQRLFHLKQMVYDIDPNAFIVVYTVKDVSGGTFLNQYHPSQKSFPMKDTFEDEDFGQSNK, encoded by the coding sequence TTGAAAAACCTTATGTTTTTAACGTTCGGTACGTTTTTGTTCGCTTTGTCGATCACTCAGTTTGCCATGCCCAACAACTTGGCGGAAGGGGGCGTCGCCGGACTTTCTTTATTGCTCTTCTACGCGTTTGAATTTTCACCGGCGATTGTTACCTTCCTATTTAATGCTGTTCTTCTGGCAATTGGCTTTCGGGTCTTGCCAACCCATATGATTTATAAATCACTATTAAATGTTCCGTTGTTTTCCCTTTTTGTCTACTTAATGGAAGACTGGGGCCAACCGATGGCGGATCCTTTACTTGCGGCAATTTTCACCGGTGTGTTCACTGGCGCGGGATTCGGCTTCATCTTTCAGGCAGGCAGCACAACCGGAGGCACCTCAACGGTTGCCCGCATGCTTAACCATAAATTCGGCTGGGAACTCACAGGCGCGAACTTTGTCCTCGATGCGATCATCGTGGGGATCGGATTTTTCATCATCGGTCCACTCTATTCAATGTATACCATCGTTGCACTATATGTCGGCAAAAAAATTACCGATTACGTTCTAGAAGGTTTTCAATCGAGGAAAGCACTCAATGTCATTTCCACAAAAGGAAACGATGTCGCGGATGCGGTCATTCGTTTAATGAACTCAAGCGCTACTATTTACGAGGCCTATGGAAGTTTTTCACAGAAGAAACATCAAATGGTCTATATCGTGATTGAAAAACAACGATTGTTCCATTTAAAACAAATGGTCTACGATATTGACCCGAACGCTTTTATCGTCGTCTATACGGTAAAAGACGTCTCCGGTGGGACGTTTCTAAATCAATACCACCCTTCCCAAAAGTCTTTCCCAATGAAGGATACTTTTGAAGACGAAGATTTTGGTCAATCAAATAAATAA
- a CDS encoding isocitrate/isopropylmalate dehydrogenase family protein produces the protein MAIYKIGVLEGDGIGGEIVPATTSILEAAAKQLGGITFEWGDFPIGWKAIEQHNDPIPNVTKEGLKDCHGWIMGPHDSAAYPESHKTVRNPSGELRHLFDLYANIRPAKTTPGTKSGVDHTDLVIFRENTEGFYADRNMYSGTGEWQITPEVVVSTGVFTKKAIERIAHAAFKMAMKRRKKVTVVHKANVIKLGSGLFLNTCHEVAEQYPEVVVDDYHIDAMAAHLVRRADAFDVIVTENMYGDILSDLAGELVGSLGLAPSINTNDHLVMAQAAHGSAPDIAGKNISNPIGIIQSATMMLNWLGERHNDRSLFDGARMIELALAEALQEGVCTLDLGGSETTSSFTEAIVNKIEKVVIP, from the coding sequence ATGGCTATTTATAAAATTGGTGTTCTTGAAGGGGATGGAATCGGAGGCGAGATCGTCCCTGCCACTACGTCTATCCTGGAAGCAGCTGCCAAACAATTGGGGGGTATTACCTTTGAATGGGGGGATTTTCCAATTGGTTGGAAGGCGATTGAACAACATAATGACCCGATCCCCAATGTAACAAAAGAAGGATTGAAAGACTGTCATGGGTGGATAATGGGTCCGCACGATTCCGCTGCATACCCTGAATCGCACAAAACCGTCCGGAATCCAAGCGGTGAACTGCGGCATCTTTTTGACTTATATGCAAATATACGTCCCGCCAAGACGACACCGGGCACAAAAAGTGGGGTAGACCATACAGATTTAGTGATTTTCCGGGAAAACACCGAAGGTTTTTATGCAGACCGTAATATGTACAGCGGAACCGGGGAGTGGCAAATCACGCCGGAAGTTGTCGTATCTACCGGGGTATTTACAAAAAAAGCGATTGAAAGAATTGCGCATGCCGCTTTTAAAATGGCAATGAAACGTCGAAAAAAAGTTACCGTCGTTCATAAAGCCAATGTCATTAAATTGGGGTCAGGCTTGTTTTTAAATACTTGCCACGAAGTGGCTGAACAATATCCGGAAGTGGTCGTCGATGATTATCACATTGATGCCATGGCCGCTCACCTAGTCAGACGAGCTGATGCGTTTGATGTCATCGTTACTGAAAATATGTATGGAGATATATTATCTGATTTAGCAGGCGAATTAGTCGGAAGTTTAGGACTTGCCCCTTCCATTAACACAAACGATCATTTAGTGATGGCGCAAGCGGCCCATGGGTCTGCTCCTGATATTGCCGGTAAAAACATTTCCAACCCCATCGGCATTATCCAATCAGCAACAATGATGTTGAATTGGTTAGGTGAACGCCATAATGACCGAAGCCTCTTTGACGGTGCCCGGATGATTGAGTTGGCGCTCGCCGAGGCATTACAAGAAGGGGTTTGCACACTTGACTTAGGTGGGAGTGAAACAACTTCTTCATTTACCGAGGCCATCGTTAACAAGATTGAAAAAGTCGTGATCCCATAG
- a CDS encoding AEC family transporter, with amino-acid sequence MNVISGVFFEVILPILIVMAIGVLLQKKFNFQLTPVVKLITYCFMPAAVFLNIYQAEFDYSLLGQLFLYLLLFTAGTILLGNFLAKVLHLKRQESAALKNSISLMNAGNYGLPVSQLIFSANPLGVSIQIIIIVFQNLLTYTYGLYNLISTSKSVVEILKEILRLPIVHALYLGIGFQLLDIPLPTFALVPLEQLANAFFALALFLLGAQLAHISIKSFHRVIVWSLLGRLIAGPMLALLIILLLGIDGVMAQSLLIASALPTSRNTATLALDTQVVPELHAQIVLYSTILSGGTVTFVIYLSMIMF; translated from the coding sequence GTGAATGTTATCAGCGGTGTATTTTTTGAGGTTATTCTTCCCATTTTAATTGTGATGGCCATTGGCGTGCTATTGCAGAAGAAATTTAACTTTCAACTTACGCCAGTCGTAAAGCTTATTACCTATTGTTTTATGCCTGCAGCCGTTTTTTTAAATATTTATCAAGCTGAATTTGATTATAGCCTGTTAGGGCAACTTTTTCTTTATTTGCTCTTATTTACTGCCGGCACCATTCTCCTTGGCAATTTTTTAGCCAAGGTTTTACACTTAAAACGGCAAGAAAGTGCTGCTTTAAAAAACAGCATTTCTCTTATGAACGCGGGCAATTACGGTTTACCGGTCAGTCAACTCATCTTTAGTGCAAATCCATTGGGTGTTTCTATTCAAATTATCATCATTGTTTTCCAGAATCTACTTACCTATACGTATGGCCTATACAATTTGATATCTACATCAAAATCAGTCGTCGAGATACTAAAAGAAATCCTTCGGTTACCGATTGTTCATGCTTTATACTTAGGAATCGGATTTCAACTTTTGGACATTCCCCTTCCTACTTTTGCACTTGTGCCGCTTGAACAACTAGCAAATGCGTTTTTTGCCTTAGCGCTTTTCCTACTCGGTGCTCAACTTGCCCACATAAGTATCAAGTCATTTCATAGAGTTATTGTCTGGAGTCTGTTGGGCAGGTTAATTGCTGGACCTATGCTTGCTTTGCTTATTATATTGCTCCTTGGTATTGATGGGGTGATGGCACAATCATTACTCATTGCGAGCGCACTTCCGACGTCAAGAAATACAGCAACCCTTGCACTTGACACCCAGGTGGTGCCGGAGTTACACGCACAGATTGTGCTGTACTCAACGATTCTAAGTGGGGGGACCGTCACGTTTGTTATCTATTTGTCTATGATTATGTTTTGA
- a CDS encoding CitMHS family transporter, with amino-acid sequence MEPYLAISGFLIILAVITLLMWGKVHPIVAMVLIPVVGVLIAGFGFEDLAEFFNSGANQVMDVAIMFIFAIMFFGIMNDIGLFNPIIKNMIIFTKGNVIIVAIVTIIIGAIAQLDGAGATTYLLTIPALIGLYRALNMSPMLLLLLATFSLGFMNVVPWGGPVGRIASVLGYDNPAELWFPLIPWQIGAFVLAIGFAVILALREKKRIEKRINNGEIEAQKNVNARALAQDFIKQQEENEAASEEQPRKNPAMIWLNAAVLFGVLLLMLLDIAPPGLAFMIGLAIALPLNYRSVNDQMGRIRAHAPAALMMASIILAAGLFLGVLTESGMLDSLALSIVGILPYAVGPFIHIIVAFFGIPLDIIMSTDAYYFGIFPVVESVASNFGVASETTAYMMLVGSTFSQGFLSPAMWLGVGLAGVQIGQFMKYAFLWFWAFGIIGIILGFILGIY; translated from the coding sequence ATGGAACCATATTTAGCAATAAGTGGATTTTTAATCATTTTAGCGGTGATCACGCTCCTAATGTGGGGGAAAGTTCATCCAATTGTTGCGATGGTCCTAATCCCGGTCGTTGGCGTACTCATTGCCGGCTTTGGATTTGAAGATCTCGCGGAGTTTTTTAACAGTGGAGCCAATCAAGTCATGGACGTCGCCATCATGTTTATTTTTGCCATTATGTTCTTCGGGATCATGAATGATATCGGTTTATTTAATCCGATTATAAAAAATATGATCATCTTCACGAAGGGAAATGTGATTATTGTTGCCATCGTTACAATCATCATCGGAGCAATTGCTCAACTCGATGGTGCCGGCGCAACCACGTATTTGTTGACGATCCCTGCACTTATTGGCTTATACAGGGCGTTAAATATGAGCCCGATGTTACTTTTGCTGCTTGCCACTTTTAGTCTTGGGTTTATGAACGTCGTCCCTTGGGGCGGCCCGGTAGGAAGGATTGCTTCGGTACTTGGTTATGATAACCCTGCTGAACTATGGTTTCCATTGATTCCTTGGCAAATAGGTGCGTTTGTCCTGGCCATTGGTTTCGCGGTGATCCTTGCACTGAGAGAAAAGAAACGCATTGAGAAACGAATCAATAATGGAGAAATTGAAGCCCAGAAAAATGTTAATGCAAGAGCACTCGCTCAAGACTTCATTAAACAGCAAGAGGAAAATGAAGCAGCCTCCGAAGAGCAACCCAGGAAAAACCCGGCCATGATTTGGCTCAATGCTGCAGTGTTATTCGGAGTTCTGCTCTTAATGCTTTTAGATATCGCGCCTCCGGGTCTTGCCTTTATGATCGGTTTGGCAATTGCTTTGCCATTGAACTACCGTAGTGTCAATGACCAAATGGGGCGAATACGAGCACATGCACCTGCTGCTCTTATGATGGCATCAATCATCCTTGCTGCTGGACTGTTTTTGGGCGTGTTGACGGAGTCAGGCATGCTGGATTCTCTTGCTCTCTCTATCGTAGGGATTTTACCTTATGCTGTCGGTCCATTTATTCACATTATCGTGGCATTTTTTGGCATTCCCTTAGACATCATTATGAGCACCGATGCTTATTATTTTGGGATATTTCCGGTTGTTGAGAGTGTAGCATCCAACTTTGGCGTAGCATCGGAAACTACCGCTTATATGATGTTAGTCGGAAGTACTTTTTCACAAGGTTTCTTATCTCCAGCCATGTGGCTAGGCGTTGGACTTGCCGGTGTACAAATAGGCCAATTCATGAAGTACGCTTTCCTCTGGTTCTGGGCTTTCGGTATTATTGGAATAATTTTAGGTTTCATCCTCGGTATATATTAG
- a CDS encoding LacI family DNA-binding transcriptional regulator: MVSSRDVAKEAGVSQPTVSRVLNAPEQVKKETVDKVQKAIEKLNYRPNVVARNLKQKKTKYIALISGPLHNPFFVDSTTAIVNYAKKYGYHTLVYFEEQGDNLSIYEEVLKQQVDGIILSSIFIDDPIYQDLVDAQVPFVMFNRRHQSGGNYVEIDNEKAGQLATNHLLKLGHTKIAWVGGPTYTSTFHGRLSGYRTALEAVSHPIESDWIKETDTTEDSVVQAVDELLLLPDRPTAILAATDSMALFCQNYLMHLGFQIPENFSICGMDNIDMTNHAAIQMTTLTHHSEKPMGLHAIEHLIHMMEVDSQERKNLQLTLEPKLINRKTTALNRSNNE; this comes from the coding sequence ATGGTATCGTCCAGGGATGTCGCAAAAGAAGCCGGGGTCTCACAGCCTACGGTTTCAAGAGTATTAAATGCGCCGGAACAAGTAAAAAAAGAAACGGTCGATAAAGTTCAAAAAGCCATTGAAAAGCTAAACTATCGACCGAACGTGGTTGCGCGCAATTTGAAACAAAAGAAAACCAAGTACATTGCTTTAATCTCCGGCCCTTTGCACAACCCATTTTTCGTTGATTCAACAACGGCGATTGTTAACTATGCCAAAAAGTATGGGTACCACACGCTTGTCTATTTTGAAGAGCAAGGCGATAATCTCTCTATTTACGAAGAGGTACTGAAACAACAAGTTGATGGAATTATTCTATCTTCTATTTTCATCGATGATCCGATTTATCAAGATCTCGTAGATGCTCAAGTCCCCTTCGTTATGTTTAACCGTCGCCATCAATCAGGGGGAAATTATGTCGAAATAGACAATGAAAAAGCCGGACAATTGGCGACCAATCATTTGTTAAAACTTGGCCATACAAAAATTGCTTGGGTTGGAGGACCCACGTATACCTCAACGTTTCATGGGAGGTTATCCGGGTACCGAACAGCGCTGGAAGCCGTTAGCCATCCAATCGAATCCGATTGGATTAAAGAAACCGATACCACGGAAGACTCCGTCGTACAGGCCGTGGATGAGTTATTATTATTGCCTGACAGACCAACCGCCATCCTTGCCGCTACAGATTCAATGGCATTATTCTGTCAAAATTATTTAATGCACCTAGGGTTCCAAATTCCGGAAAACTTTAGTATATGCGGGATGGACAATATCGATATGACGAATCATGCAGCGATTCAAATGACCACATTGACCCACCATTCCGAAAAGCCAATGGGGTTGCACGCGATTGAACATCTTATTCACATGATGGAGGTAGATTCTCAAGAGCGAAAAAATCTGCAGTTAACGTTGGAACCTAAACTCATTAACCGAAAGACAACAGCTTTAAACCGTTCTAATAACGAATAA
- the hisD gene encoding histidinol dehydrogenase: MATFLKKGKTVQEKQSADMNVQQAVADIIQDIEDRGDTAVRIFSEKFDHWSPENFRLSKDEIEAAINDLSDDVIQDIQFAQEQIGNFARHQRDAIQDIEVETRPGVVIGHKNIPVTSVGCYVPGGRYPMVASAHMSIVTAKVAGVDRVIACTPPANGEIPKATVAAMHMAGADEIYLLGGVQAMAAMGIGTETVDQVDMIVGPGNAFVAEAKRQLFGRVGIDLLAGPTETLVIADETADVEMVATDILGQAEHGPTSPGALITTSRTLAESLEGEISRQLQTLPTADVAEKAWRDNGVIIVVENEKEAVQEADTLAFEHVQVLANDLDYYLANLKNYGALFLGPETNVAYGDKVIGTNHTLPTKEAAKYTGGLWVGKFLKNCTYQQVTKEASVEIGKYAERLCELEGFMGHKRQASLRVERYENNS; this comes from the coding sequence ATGGCAACCTTTCTAAAAAAGGGAAAAACCGTGCAAGAAAAGCAGTCAGCCGACATGAACGTCCAACAGGCGGTAGCCGATATCATTCAGGACATTGAAGATCGTGGCGATACAGCTGTCCGAATCTTTTCGGAAAAGTTTGACCACTGGTCTCCGGAAAATTTTCGTCTCTCCAAGGATGAGATAGAAGCGGCTATTAATGACTTATCGGATGATGTCATTCAAGATATACAATTTGCACAAGAGCAAATTGGCAATTTTGCACGTCATCAACGTGACGCTATTCAAGATATTGAAGTAGAAACCCGACCGGGAGTTGTTATCGGACATAAAAATATCCCTGTTACCAGCGTTGGTTGCTACGTCCCCGGCGGACGTTATCCGATGGTGGCATCTGCCCATATGAGTATTGTCACGGCCAAAGTGGCCGGTGTCGACCGCGTGATCGCGTGCACCCCTCCCGCAAATGGGGAAATTCCGAAAGCAACGGTTGCGGCCATGCATATGGCTGGCGCTGATGAAATTTACTTGTTAGGCGGCGTGCAAGCCATGGCGGCAATGGGGATTGGAACAGAAACCGTTGATCAAGTCGACATGATCGTTGGGCCAGGAAATGCTTTTGTTGCGGAAGCGAAGCGACAACTCTTTGGCCGTGTAGGCATTGATTTATTAGCAGGGCCGACAGAGACCCTCGTGATAGCTGACGAGACAGCTGACGTGGAAATGGTTGCCACCGATATTCTCGGGCAAGCTGAACATGGGCCCACCTCTCCCGGTGCATTAATCACAACATCCCGAACGTTGGCTGAATCACTGGAAGGTGAAATCTCTCGACAGTTACAAACATTGCCAACGGCAGACGTTGCGGAAAAAGCTTGGAGAGACAATGGGGTCATCATTGTTGTAGAAAATGAAAAAGAAGCGGTACAGGAAGCGGATACACTTGCATTTGAACACGTTCAAGTGCTTGCAAATGATCTAGACTATTATTTGGCTAACCTGAAGAACTACGGCGCATTATTCCTTGGACCTGAGACAAACGTTGCTTACGGGGATAAAGTGATTGGTACAAATCATACCCTCCCTACAAAAGAAGCGGCGAAATATACAGGGGGGCTCTGGGTTGGAAAATTCCTGAAAAACTGCACCTATCAGCAAGTGACCAAGGAAGCCAGCGTGGAAATAGGCAAATATGCGGAAAGGCTTTGTGAACTGGAAGGGTTTATGGGACATAAAAGACAAGCTTCTTTACGTGTAGAGAGGTATGAAAACAATTCATGA